A region from the Podarcis raffonei isolate rPodRaf1 chromosome 11, rPodRaf1.pri, whole genome shotgun sequence genome encodes:
- the TMEM161B gene encoding transmembrane protein 161B — MGVIGVQLVVTMVMASIIQKIIPHYSLARWLLCSGSLRWYLHPTEEELRILAGKQQKGKSKKDRKYNGHIENKPLTIPKDIDLHLETKSITEIDALALHYFPEYQWLVDFTVAATVVYLVTEAYYSWVKPSQEMNISIVWCLLVLAFAIKILFSLTAHYFKVEEGGERSVCVTFGFFFFVKAMTILIVTENYLEFGLESGFSNFSESAVQFFEKQGLESQGPVSKLTFKFFLAILCSFIGAFLTFPGLRLAQMHLDALSLSTEKITQTLLHINFLAPLLMVLLWVKPITKDYIMNPPLGKENVPLMSEATFDTLRLWIIILLCALRLAMMRSHLQAYLNLAQKCVDQMKKEVGRISTVELQKMVARVFYYLCIIALQYVAPLVMLLHMTLLLKTLGNYSWGIYPEATSDLPVESSPLSNSVNSESSSDDGKVKVTVIQLTMALASLKNIFTPLLFRGLLSFLTWWIAACLFSTSLFGLFYHQYLTVA; from the exons GGTGTGATAGGTGTGCAGCTGGTGGTTACCATGGTGATGGCTAGTATTATACAGAAGATCATACCTCACTACTCTCTGGCTCGGTGGCTTCTCTGTAGTGGCAG CTTGCGATGGTATCTGCATCCCACAGAAGAAGAATTACGTATTCTTGCCGGGaaacaacaaaaaggaaaaagcaagaaAGATAG GAAATATAATGGACATATTGAAAACAAACCGCTAACCATTCCTAAAGACATTGATCTTCATTTGGAAACAAAGTCTATTACTGAAATAGATGCATTAG CCTTGCATTATTTTCCTGAATATCAGTGGCTGGTGGACTTCACAGTTGCGGCTACAGTGGTATATTTGGTTACTGAAGCCTACTACAGCTGGGTGAAGCCCTCACAAGAAATGAATATCAGTATAGTCTGGTGTCTGCTTGTTCTGGCTTTTGCAAT CAAAATATTGTTTTCATTAACTGCACACTACTTCAAAGTAGAAGAGGGAGGTGAGCGATCCGTCTGCGTAACCTTTGGCTTCTTTTTCTTTGTCAAAGCCATGACCATTCTGATAGTAACAGAAAATTATCTAGAATTTGGACTCGAGTCAG GCTTCTCAAATTTTTCAGAAAGTGCTGTGCAGTTTTTTGAAAAGCAAGGCTTGGAATCCCA gGGTCCTGTTTCTAAACTAACCTTCAAATTCTTCTTGGCTATCCTTTGTTCGTTTATTGGTGCTTTTTTGACATTCCCTGGATTGAGATTGGCTCAGATGCATCTGGATGCTTTGAGTTTATCAACTGAAAAAATCACCCA AACTCTGCTGCATATAAACTTCCTGGCACCCCTCCTGATGGTCTTATTGTGGGTAAAACCCATTACTAAGGACTATATAATGAATCCCCCATTGGGAAAAGAGAATGTGCCTTT AATGTCAGAAGCAACATTTGATACTCTCAGGTTGTGGATTATAATTCTCCTGTGTGCTTTGAGGTTAGCCATGATGCGTAGTCATCTCCAAGCCTATCTTAATTTAGCACAGAAATGTGTGGATCAAATGAAAAAGGAAGTTGGCAGAATAAGTACAGTTGAACTACAGAAAATG GTGGCCAGAGTGTTTTATTACCTTTGTATAATTGCACTTCAGTATGTGGCGCCTCTCGTTATGCTGCTTCACATGACTCTGCTGCTGAAAACTTTAG GTAACTATTCCTGGGGCATTTATCCAGAAGCTACTTCAGATTTACCAGTGGAGAGCAGTCCACTGAGCAATTCAGTAAACTCTGAATCTTCATCTGATGATGGAAAGGTGAAGGTAACTGTAATACAGCTAACAATGGCACTGGCTAGCCTGAAGAACATTTTCACTCCACTCTTATTCAGAGGACTTCTGTCCTTCCTCACTTGGTGGATTGCTGCTTGTCTCTTTTCCACAAGCCTTTTTGGGCTGTTCTATCATCAATACCTAACAGTGGCATGA